A region of Pseudomonadota bacterium DNA encodes the following proteins:
- the prmC gene encoding peptide chain release factor N(5)-glutamine methyltransferase, whose amino-acid sequence MQADSWTIQHVLSWITQDLAGRGVGSPRLDAELLVAEALRCDRIRLYMDLQQPMEPGELAAVRALVKRRRAREPIAYILGRREFYGRCFAVDRSVLIPRPETESVVECALATLKRDSAARVLDIATGSGALAVTLAAERPHLQVDASDSSEAALRVARVNAGRHGVSQRMSFFAGDLFAPLPPDRAYAMIVCNPPYVSSEQWSALQPEIRLYEPREALLAASGGLSFYERIVPAAARWLEPGGRLLLEVGAEQASRVVAMLRRHGAYDEPAVARDVGGRERVVAARAAAAAP is encoded by the coding sequence ATGCAAGCGGATAGTTGGACCATCCAGCACGTCCTGTCGTGGATAACGCAAGACCTGGCCGGGCGAGGCGTCGGATCCCCCCGGCTGGACGCCGAGTTGCTCGTGGCCGAAGCCCTGAGGTGTGATCGGATTCGGCTCTACATGGATCTGCAGCAGCCGATGGAGCCGGGAGAGCTTGCTGCGGTGCGCGCTCTAGTGAAGCGCCGTAGAGCGCGCGAACCGATCGCCTACATTCTGGGCCGCCGCGAGTTCTACGGCCGCTGCTTCGCCGTGGATCGCTCGGTGCTCATTCCCAGGCCGGAGACCGAGAGCGTGGTGGAGTGCGCGCTCGCGACCCTGAAACGGGACAGTGCGGCCCGCGTGCTTGACATCGCGACCGGAAGCGGTGCGCTGGCTGTCACGCTCGCCGCGGAGCGCCCCCACCTTCAAGTGGATGCCTCCGACTCGAGCGAGGCCGCACTGCGCGTCGCGCGGGTCAATGCCGGGCGGCACGGCGTCTCGCAGCGCATGAGCTTCTTTGCGGGAGATCTGTTCGCGCCGCTGCCGCCCGATCGAGCCTACGCCATGATCGTCTGCAATCCACCGTACGTCAGCTCCGAGCAATGGTCCGCACTGCAGCCCGAGATTCGGTTGTACGAACCCCGCGAGGCACTGCTTGCAGCCAGCGGAGGCCTGAGCTTCTACGAGCGCATCGTTCCCGCGGCCGCTCGATGGCTCGAGCCCGGGGGGCGGCTGTTGCTGGAAGTGGGCGCCGAGCAGGCGTCGCGCGTGGTTGCCATGCTGCGGCGGCATGGCGCCTACGACGAGCCTGCCGTAGCACGCGACGTAGGAGGACGGGAGCGGGTTGTGGCGGCCCGTGCTGCCGCCGCCGCGCCTTGA